In the genome of Malania oleifera isolate guangnan ecotype guangnan chromosome 5, ASM2987363v1, whole genome shotgun sequence, the window ttcaggaaaaagaAGTAAATTGAATCCAATACTTAGAAAAACATCCGCAAAGAAGCCTGTGGTCCAAAAATTAAGTTATAAACTAAGAAGACTGGTGAACCTTAGGGAAAAAGAAAGCCATTAAGCACCTCAATTATcccttttgatttcaatttttggaaattggttaaatttttaatgataataaaatcAAACAGCAAATCAAACATCAATTTAAGCTATAAAATCCAATCAACACATTAATCCAATGTCATCAACAAATAACAATCACACCACCATCAAGCATGCAGTTATACATAAAAATGACATTCTTATACTTGATGCCGAAGCCTCTGTGGAAGGCTTAAGTTGACTGAGCCATGGGGGGAGAGTCAACAGCAATAACAAAAACAAACAATCACGAACACCACAGTTTGAAACCTAAGCCTTTGTCTAAGGCTTAAGTTGACCACACAAGCAATGGGTTTGGTGATATATTTGAAAAGGAATGTTCTCTTGCTTATGGGTTTGGTTTATTACATTTTAATTGAGTGAAACAAATCATACCACCATCTAGGGAAGAAACGCTCTCTCCTCTTGGGTTCCTCTGTGGTATGTGTTTGGAAGCACAGGCATGGATGCTAGCTATTCAATTTCGTTAAGTTTAGGAAAAATTTTATAGGCAAACTTACATGTGAATACAAGGGCAGAGCCACAGAGGCTTATAAGATTTCATATAATAAGCCCCCAAAAGTATGATTTAGTTGAGCTAGAGCCCCCTCTATGTTAGTTTATTTCTCATTTTGGCCCCACTTTGGCCCTCCATTCCTAAAGCCCAAGCTTCATTCCTGCATGTAAAATTGTGAACTTTTTGGGTGAAGAATACATCTCTGCTGATACACGTATCTTATTGGTTaaattctcttcttcttttttttcaaaatttgcagTTGACTTCTTTACTTTCTGAGCTTGGGCTGAACATTCAAGAAGCACATGCTTTTTCTACAATTGATGGTTTCTCTTTAGATGTCTTTGTTGTTGATGGTTGGCCGTATGAGGTAATTTCTTTTCATTCTTGCCATCTAATTATCTTGATAGTGTGGTTAATCTCTTTCTTGGAAAAAATTTCTTGgcacatatgcatgcatgcacaaaGTCTTGAATACATGCTTTGCTACTGTTAAGTTGTACCATATTTTTAGTGGTGTAACAAATGTGAGACTCAGCTTATATTAATGCCTTCATAAAAAATTGTAGAGTTGTGACTTACATTAAGGGGGATGGTCCACTTGAAGTTTATAAATAATGGAAGGTTTCATGCATTGTGGACTCAAGGCCTGAATTCCTAGTGAATGAAAGGCCCAATGTTGCAGTGGGGGGGAGGGAATGGAATTCGAGCCATGGCATAGTGTCATTATATTGTCATTTGATGGTATTTTGAGGTTTTCACATGGGGTATATTTATTTTTGTAGCGGACAGTTGAAACCCTAAGACAATATTTATTTTGCGGGGGCTCTGGACATAAGCGCATAGCTAGACAACATAAAAATTGCTGTGTTTTTTCCTCCAGTTTTGTTTTCTTCTGATTTGCTCTGCATGTGTGGGGGTTGGCATAATCCTAGTCTTATTTACAATAAGACTTGATTACGTGCATCAAATCTTGTTTACTGCCCATTCATTCCTATGAGATTGTTGAAATTTTCACACTAACAAATCATAACCCATATGAGATTTTTGAACCTCGTTTTAGTCACATATGTTAAGGGATACCTGATTTTGTTTGATTAAGAGCTATTTGGAAATACTAACTGCTTTTAAGGTTTCCTAACTTGCTCATATTTTATAAGTAAAAGCATCATGTTAACGTTATAGCTTTCTTTTTGCGTGGTTTAGTCCACTGCCATTTCCATGTGACACTGCTTAATTGAATTGATATTGGAAATTTTAGGAAACAGAGCAGCTTAAAACTGCATTGGAAAAGGAAGTTTTGAAAATTGAGGTAATTCTATTTCTTTCTACTCATTTGTTACTGCTAAGgcatgatatacattgttgaccacAACCTAACTGCATAAGTTTTTATGtatagtaatctaacatggtatcaatgCCATGCATGCCatgaggtcttgggttctagccttgttgcctgtgtttattttttgtttgttaagaattaCCCTATACCCTGTAACTGGTATTTGTTTATCATGTGTTCATCTCTCCATATGCGATCAGGCTGTACGTGCAGAGGAATGTTAAGGCTTGATTTACGTTGTTGGTCTACAACCTAATAGCTTGAGCTTTTAGGTAaggtggtaatctaacaattacAACAGAAAGATTATGAATCACCATATATTATATCCGAAGTTAAAGATCTCAGTTTGGACTTATCCTTACAATGTTAAGACTATGAATCACTTCAAAAACATGACGTAGAAGCTAAGTAGAGGGTTGATGAATTTTTTGTCTTGAACTTTCAATTGAATATGTTACTAACCTCAAATAGAATAAGGTTAAAATCTTTCATTCACCTGTATCTTTACCAAACTATGCTTAGATATTTTTGAGAAATTGATCTGGACATGTTCACAGCAAGTTGGTGGTCTTGAGTTTCTTGTAGTTCTAAAATGATCTTTTCTCCTTGACTTCTTGACCTAATGAATGATGACATTTTCAGTTGAGTTACCTTATATATATGAGCATAAAAGGTATCAACATCTGCATGGATCAAAATTCATAGTTATCATAGTTGTTTTGTATGCTCCCTAAACCAgtaggaactctctctctctctgtctatACACATGCACTCATTCATGCATCATACTTGGTAATCCTAGTTGTCTTGTTAATTTATTTGTCCTCAAATGGTATCAGTGTATGCATAACCAGCATAACTTGTTTTGTTCTTTATAAAAGCTGGTCTCACTTTTTGTCATGTGTTTTCTTAAACTTCCATTAACTTTAGGGGTTAATATTTGGTGCTTATACATATGACAAATTTACCTAAAGCTCAATCGATAGGTTGAGGGGCCGAGAGGTGTCATACTATTTAAACGAACTCTGTTAGGTGGACCAACCGACCAACCAAGTTTGCTGAAGCTAAAAACTTGGTAGAGCTTCTTGAATTTGTTTTCTCATTTGTCCAAAAGCAAAACCAAATCTGAAGCTTGtgtctttttttttcccttggaAACTCAGTTTTCGTTTTGCTATGGCATGCTGAAAATAATGGTGTGTAAGTTCCAATGACACTAAGGGCTTATTGAATACGGTGCATGCTTTACATGGTAAATGCTGAATGTATACCACTGGACGACTATGAGACTTTCAGGTGTAAGAAAAATGGACATGTTTCAGTTGCTGTGTctatattttttttgtgcaaaggtTTGTTGCATATGAAAGATTTTGAAGATTGGGCCATGCAACATTTTGCTAGTATCGTGAAATAATCTATTGTGACAACCTGTGCAGTAATTGACATTTTGTGAAAATCACTCCATCAGAAAATTGAACTTATTCCTTATTGGTTGTTTGTTTGTCCTGATTCTATATCTTTATTATTTACTTTTACCTGTTGAATACATACCAATGGAGACTACACAGTTCATGTAATGATTGTTCATTGCGTCCATTGAGAAAACTTGATTGTGCTTTTTAGGTTTTACTGATAAATGGGTTTTTTTTCTCTGTTATGTGCTTTTCTCCATTGATGTTTATTACTGTGCAGAACCATTCATGGCCAAGTCATCATTCATTATTACCTTTAGGAGAGCAAGAGCAAAGGCTAATCAAATGTGAGCCTGACCATGTAACTATACCCAATGATGGGACGGATGTGTGGGAAATTGATGGCAAACATTTGAAATTTGAGAACAAAATTGCATCTGGTTCATATGGTGACTTGTAAGTTTTTCTTACTTCTGATTCACATTTCCTTGTGTTTGAATAGTCAGTGAATTGTTTCATTTGATTGATTAGGTACAAGGGTACATATTGCAGTCAGGAAGTGGCTATTAAAGTTCTAAAACCAGAGCGCTTGAACTCAGATTTGCAGAAGGAGTTTGCCCAAGAAGTCTTCATCATGAGGTTTGTTTATTGTAGTCCTGTCAGATCTGCAATAATTTGCCTTTTTTAGAAGTTCTCCTACATGTGTCGTTGCATATAATGATATATAATTGTACATGTACATGTACATAAAATGCATGCGTGCACACACATGCATAGCAGTAATTCGTAATTCTCTTCTTACAAGATCCCCATGGTACTTGCAGGAAAGTTCGACACAAGAATGTTGTACAGTTCATAGGCGCGTGTACTAAGCCTCCAAGCTTGTGCATTGTAACAGGTACATTTCTATGAGTTTAAAATGTTTCTAATAAAACAAGGAAGAAATTtcaatttcagaatgaagcttaTATGCTCCTGAATTCTGCCTGTATTaataaatgaatgaattagttcttcgtttatttacttattttctattgTCATCTCTGccaattttaattttctttttaatttttatgttcaGAATATATGTCTGGTGGAAGTGTGTATGACTATCTACACAAACAAAAGGGTGTTTTTAAGCTGCCATCCTTACTTAAAGTAGCAATTGATGTTTCGAAGGGGATGAACTACTTGCACCAGAACAATATAATCCACAGGGATTTGAAGGCTGCAAATCTTTTGATGGATGAAAATGACGTAAGATGCTCCCTTGGATCTGTATTTCCAGCTATGGCAATTtgttttgaatttgtatttgattCTTGGAGAGATCTCCATATCCAACAAATGACAAGTTGCTCAGATGTGTAAACCTGGTCCTGAGGAGACCTGTTCATGAGTCTTGGAGAGATCCCTATGTTCAACAAACCAGAAGTTGTTGCTGAAGAGAAATATACTCTTCATCAGGATCTAGATGCAAGCATGTGTTTACAGTATCTTAATTGGCAGGAGGAGCTGAAGACGGATGCTCTTCATGATGATCTAAAAGAACACATTCACAGCATCTTATTTGACAGAAGTACTGCAGTTTTGTAGTTATGGTTGTAAGAACCTTATCCCAGCTGCAAACTATGGGAACAAATAATCTGTGGGGAATTAGGCCGCAACAGGGGCTTTCTGTCTTACCAAAATATCTACTTTACTTTTTAACCTCATGTCTCGGGTGTCATACTAACATACTCCTTACATATACAAATGGTGTTGTTCTCCAGTTTCTCATGCAGTGCTTGAAAAAAACAAGAATGACATTTGCAATACTTGATTCTTGTCAAGATTTGTACCAAAAAATGGCCAAAAATAAGAAATTGTTTTGAGTAGAAGAATTCCAACTAGGTGGCTGCTTTTATGTATTCCCACACAAGTACAAGCACGTGCATGCGCatgcacacgcacacgcacactcACACGTACAAACACACGACacaaaaccaaaaagaaaaaggaaaggctTGTTATCTAGATGAATTTTTTTCTCATGTTATTTTATTGGTGTCGATTCCTGATCTTCTCTTTGTATGCCTTGTAGTTAGCTGTTACTGAATGTGTTTTGTAAAACAGTGTGTAGGTGGTTTTAATTTATATCAGTGGTGGTTGATACAATCAACTCATAATATTTTCCATGACATTCTTTGTTCTGATTTATGCTATTTAATTAATCCCCTGCACTGAGACATGAGAGTAAATTTTGGCGATTTCTTGAGTCTACACCAATGCCCCTATCTCTAGCTCCAGCTTTTAAATTGATTTCTATTTCTATGCATTGCATTATAGGTTGTCAAAGTAGCTGACTTTGGAGTTGCCAGAGTCAAAGTTCAATCCGGAGTCATGACAGCAGAAACTGGGACATATCGATGGATGGCACCTGAGGTGTGCCTAATTTACATTAAATGTTGGTTCCCTTTTTAAGTTCTTCATATGTGTTTGTTGACGCAACTGAATTCTGCTTTTTCATTTCCTATGAACTTAATTGATATATCTGTTTATTTTCTGTGAGATGCTTCTAGCTTCTTGATTGACATATTTATGCCCATATGGTTATGCACACCGATGCTTCTAGCTTCATGGTTTTCTGCATATTTATGCTTGTGTTGTAATGGGAGTGTTTTTTTGCTTGGGCTACACAGTTCAATCCATCTTCCATCCCATATCCCCTCCTCCACATTACAAAAAAACTCCCTGCCTCATCCCAAGGTTTAAAACTGGAACCGCCAAGTGTTCCGTTGTCATAACTTTCATGCTGTTCCTTGCCAAAAGTTCGACTTCTAGATTAAGCTTCCATTTTTTATCCATATGCCAGCCATAAGAAATATGTTTCTTACATACTTTCTCTGCtgtttttatatgatttaaagcAGTTTTTTTTCAATGGTAATTTTCATTCTGTGCAGCTAGATTGAGTAGTTCAATTTGTTACAACATGAAACAAATTATCATGAGTATGTTCCTTTGACAGGGGAAAATTATTTTTCCCATCTCCAAGAAAAAAAGCTCAATGATAAATGAGATATGGACCTTATGCTTGCACTGTAAAACTGCTGTGGCAAATGTTGTATACAATCAGTTTATGTCCATTTCTGcctcataaaaaaataataaatgaataaacAGAGAAAGTGGCTACGTTTGTTGCACATTTGCCACAGCTGAAGCAATTGTGGACAaacaaaaattaggaaaaaaatttcAGCCACTTGAAAGACTCCTGTCACATACCTGCTTCTTATTGTGATCTGACTGGGCAGTTGAGATGATCAGTCTTGGTCATTACTATTGTATCCGTggtgcacattttttttttccaacagtTCTTTTTGCAATGTAGGTTATTGAACATAAGCCATACGATCACAAGGCTGACATTTTTAGTTTCGGAGTTGTGTTATGGGAGTTGCTTACTGGAAAGGTACTGTTGGCTATTATTAGCATTTTCTGAACCTAGAAGTATAGTTAAATCTGTGTTCTTGTTCTGTTCAATCACACCATTCCAAATTTGTCTTGCCAGATTCCATATGAATACTTGACCCCGTTGCAAGCAGCTATTGGAGTTGTTCAGAaggtaaataataatattattccaCAACAATGTTGAATATGGCTTTGGTATTTGGTAACCATGTAATTTCTACTTCCCCAAACCATTTGTTGTTCTGATAGGAAAGACAACTTTTCTGTGAAAATATCACTTGGATTAAcatggttttcagggtatgcGGCCTACAATCCCTAAGCACACCAATCCAAAGCTCATCGAGCTGCTTGAGAGATGCTGGCAGCAAGACCCAGCATTAAGACCCGATTTCTCCGAAATTATAGAGATCTTGAAGCAAATAGCCAAGGAGGTCATTTTCCTTATGCATATCCAGAATATTTTCTTTTATCCATTTGTCCATTGCTGCTTGGCCTCGATTTTCCTGAAACCCTCCCCCCTACAGAATTTCAGTTTATTAATCCATAACATACTAGGACAACCTTCTTTTGCACTTGAACTGATAGTTAATATAGCTAGAGCAGTTCTGATGAGTTTGTGGTTCAGGTTGGTGATGAAGGTGAGGATCGGCGCAAGGAGAAGTCATCCAGTGGACTCCTATCCGTCCTCAGACGTGGTGGCCATTACTGATACATAAAGCTAGAGAAGATATGTTTTGTGCTTTGAACATAGGCTCTAATTGTATTGGCCATTACCCATCTAACGCTGTACAGTATTTTCTCGACACAAGGAACGTTggttttttttccccctttattTTTAAGCATATTCAGCTTCCAATCTTCTCTTCCGGAAAAAAAAACAATCTCCCGAACCAACCAGACATTGTTTTCATAGTGCCAACATAGAGTTGGTAAGACTGGTGTGGATGAGCATTGTAACTATGCAAACTCCTGCGGCAATACAACTGCAAATTAGTAAATACAGTTATTCTTTTACTTGCCAGCTGGAATGTGCAATCCAAGTTGTCGCATCCTTGTACTCTTTACTTGGGTATTTTATGTTTTTTACAGGGCAATTATTGATATTCATAATTGAGTTTAAACCCTAAAATGGTTTGCTTTTAGCATAGCTGAGACTTCGTAAGAACTCTGTAGAGAAATATTGTTGAGTCATGTAAATTGCTGTTATTATTTTTCCGTTCAGTTCTACGAGTATGCATAGAGTTGATTGGCCCATTTAAGCGTTCAGCCCATTACGTGTTAGGAATATCTTTTGTAGCTCTATAAATTTGGGCCTTTCTTGGACCTGATGGGCTTATGGCTTACATTTAGGTGATATCATGTGTATGTTCTATTAAAAAAAGTTGTAAAGGCCCAAACAAAAGTATATTATATTAGAACAAATGCAAGGAGGGAGAAAATTTAGGAAGGTGCAAACCCACTGTTCAAGAATAAGTGGTGCTTATTAGATGGATTAATTTTTTGCCGAGCAGTGCTCATCTATTGTTGAGCCTCATGAGTCGTGCTTATCAAATAAGTATTTTTGCGTCTTATAAATTGTGCTTATCAAATCGATCAATTTTTTACCAGGCATTACTTGTCTCTTGTTATCTCATAAGTGTTGCTCATCAAATGGACATTTTTGGATttcatgagctgtgctcattatATGTGACAATTTTTTATTGACCAGTGCTTATTTTCTAGGTAGATTTTCCTAGCATGAAGTCTTTACTAAAGGTATGTTTCCTTAAATACGCAGAACATAGAAAAGCCTAAAAGGAGACGGGGCTGCATGTGTGCTCTGTGCAGAATTAAAGAAAATGTGCTGTGTGcagaattaaaaataaatcagAGTGTTGTGTGCAAGAAAAATGTGCTGTGTGCAAAATAAAACAGAGTACTGTTTgcagaatttaaaaaaaaaaattagggtgcCGTGTGCAGAAAAAAATGTGCTATGTGCAGAATAAAACAAAGTGCTGTGTGTAGAGAAAAAAATGTGGTGTAGAATTAAAAAATAGTGCTATGAAATCTCATGAAGTCTCATGCTTCGTGCTACCTCTTTTTCTCCTATAAATAGTTTCTCTCCCCTTCTCTTATTCTCCATACTTGGAAGGGAAATCTTTACTAAAGGTACGTTTCCTTAATCCTACCTCAATGATTTCATTAGTTTCTCTGGTATgttttcttttcaaatttaatATGCTTCTTTTTGTGATGATAACCTCCTCTATGTTGATATATTTCTGGGTTCGCGCCATTAGCTCTCCCATATTAGTCGGGGGTTTCTTCTTTATAGAATTTAGGAAATGACAAGGTTGCAGAGTCGTCGTCAGAGCGCACCTATTGCTACTTCATAGTTTAAGTTTCTAATCTCCATAGTTGCATTGACAAAACAACGCATGAACTCTTTCACCATCTCTTCCTCTCCTTGAACAAGGCTTATAAGGTGGCCAAAGTCTTTGCCATTTTCGGTTTTTGACGAAATACCTCACGAACCGCCGCTCTATCTTAGAGAAAGACCTAATCAAGTCAGGCTTCAATGTCTAGTATCATACTCTAGCattttccttctttgttgttGCAAATGCTCGACACATAATGACATCATGTATATCTTATAATTGCATCAACATTCTGAAGGTGTTGAGGTGGTTTAGGGGACCTTAAAACCCA includes:
- the LOC131156600 gene encoding serine/threonine-protein kinase STY46, which encodes MVMEDTESCSSRVHDTSPAQSRQQRQKLEVYNEVLCRLKQSSNDEALLPGFEDELWTHFNRLPTRYALDVNAERAEDVLMHKRLLHLAHDPDNRPAIEVRLVQVQPTSDGNSVDSIQSHSPNKEDAQSSLNYSTRQSIHPPPAFGSSPNLEALALEASKSQVKDGDSSVHASALFLRPMHEITFSTDDKPKLLSQLTSLLSELGLNIQEAHAFSTIDGFSLDVFVVDGWPYEETEQLKTALEKEVLKIENHSWPSHHSLLPLGEQEQRLIKCEPDHVTIPNDGTDVWEIDGKHLKFENKIASGSYGDLYKGTYCSQEVAIKVLKPERLNSDLQKEFAQEVFIMRKVRHKNVVQFIGACTKPPSLCIVTEYMSGGSVYDYLHKQKGVFKLPSLLKVAIDVSKGMNYLHQNNIIHRDLKAANLLMDENDVVKVADFGVARVKVQSGVMTAETGTYRWMAPEVIEHKPYDHKADIFSFGVVLWELLTGKIPYEYLTPLQAAIGVVQKGMRPTIPKHTNPKLIELLERCWQQDPALRPDFSEIIEILKQIAKEVGDEGEDRRKEKSSSGLLSVLRRGGHY